One segment of Melospiza melodia melodia isolate bMelMel2 unplaced genomic scaffold, bMelMel2.pri scaffold_34, whole genome shotgun sequence DNA contains the following:
- the LOC134434294 gene encoding olfactory receptor 14J1-like → MSNSSSIRHFLLLALADTRQLQLLHFCLLLGISLAAFLGNGLIISTVACGHHLHTPMFFFLLNLALSDLGSICTTVPKAMHNSLWDTRTISYSGCAAQLFSFLFFISAEYFLLTVMCYDRYVSICKPLHYGTLLGSRACAHMAAAAWASAFLNALLHTANTFSLPLCHGKALGQFFCEIPQILKLSCSKSYLRELGVSVFTTFLAFGCFVFIVFSYVQIFRAVLRIPSEQGQHKAFSTCLPHLAVISLFVSTSFFAYLKPTSISSPSLDLAVSVLYSVVPPALNPLIYSLRNQKLKDALRKMMTSCF, encoded by the coding sequence atgtccaacagcagctccatcaggcatttcctcctgctggcattggcagacacgcggcagctgcagctcctgcacttctgcctcttgctgggcatctccctggctgccttcctgggcaacggcctcatcatcagcaccgtagcctgcggccaccacctgcacacgcccatgttcttcttcctgctcaacctggccctcagcgacctgggctccatctgcaccactgtccccaaagccatgcacaattccctctgggacaccaggaccattTCCTACTCCGGATGTGCTGCACAgttattttcctttctcttcttcatttcagcagagtattttctcttgactgtcatgtgctatgaccgctacgtgtccatctgcaaacccctgcactacgggaccctcctgggcagcagagcttgtgcccacatggcagcagctgcctgggccagtgcctttctcaatgctctgctgcacacagccaatacattttccctgcccctctgccatggcaaagccctgggccagttcttctgtgaaatcccacagatcctcaagctctcctgctccaaatcctacctcagggaacttggagtCTCTGTTTTCACTACCTTCttagcatttggttgttttgtgttcattgttttctcctatgtgcagatcttcagggctgtgctgaggatcccctctgagcagggacagcacaaagccttctcCACCTGCCTCCCCCACCTCGCCGtgatctccctgtttgtcagcacctcattttttgcctacctgaagcccacctccatctcctccccatccctggatctggcagtgtcagttctgtactcggtggtgcctccagccctgaaccccctcatctacagcctgagaaaccagaaGCTCAAGGATGCCCTGAGGAAAATGATGACTAGCTGCTTTTGA